A stretch of the Mesorhizobium huakuii genome encodes the following:
- a CDS encoding ATP-binding cassette domain-containing protein → MTLLVLNGIRKSFGAVDVLHGVDLSVEAGEVIGLVGDNGAGKSTLMKTITGIYRADSGSIQLDGRDILPLDPGQRRQLGIEMIYQDLSLAKQQDVAANIFLGREPVKKLFGLFPWFVDKAEMDRQAAKMIERLGAHLPSINRSVGSFSGGQQQTVAIARALTFNPKLVIMDEPTAALAVREVQSVLDLIRRLKSEGIAVILISHRLNDVLAVTDRIVVLRHGRAEANLTTAKTNMNEVVGRIVGGGDTSAAAAHEQRG, encoded by the coding sequence ATGACCCTCCTTGTCCTCAACGGCATCCGCAAGAGTTTTGGCGCGGTCGACGTGCTGCATGGCGTCGACCTCTCGGTCGAGGCCGGCGAGGTGATCGGCCTGGTCGGCGACAATGGCGCCGGCAAGTCGACGTTGATGAAGACCATCACCGGCATTTATCGCGCCGATTCCGGCTCCATCCAGCTCGACGGCCGGGATATCTTGCCGCTCGATCCCGGCCAGCGGCGCCAGCTCGGCATCGAGATGATCTACCAGGACCTGTCACTGGCCAAGCAGCAGGACGTGGCCGCCAACATCTTCCTCGGCCGCGAACCGGTGAAGAAGCTGTTCGGCCTGTTTCCGTGGTTTGTCGACAAGGCCGAGATGGATCGGCAGGCGGCAAAGATGATCGAGCGGCTGGGCGCGCATCTGCCCTCGATCAACCGCTCGGTCGGCTCGTTCTCTGGCGGCCAGCAGCAGACGGTGGCGATTGCGCGTGCGCTGACCTTCAATCCCAAACTGGTCATCATGGACGAGCCGACGGCAGCTCTTGCCGTGCGTGAGGTGCAGAGCGTGCTCGACCTGATCCGCCGGCTGAAGTCGGAAGGTATCGCCGTCATCCTGATCTCGCATCGGCTGAACGACGTGCTGGCGGTCACCGACCGTATCGTCGTGCTGCGCCACGGCCGCGCCGAGGCCAATCTCACCACGGCCAAGACCAACATGAATGAAGTCGTCGGCCGCATCGTCGGCGGCGGCGACACCAGCGCCGCGGCGGCGCACGAACAGAGAGGCTGA
- a CDS encoding ABC transporter permease: MSFWSRVQRASVERLHIRLESLLVLVALSAVMAVLSPYFLSLSNFLNILLATSTIGVLAIAATFVIGSGGLDLSLGSVMGLSGVAGAFVAVNLSWWSPLAVLACILAGGIAGYINGQLVTRAFVPAFIVTLGMLGLARGLALVISQGRAIYGLPPEIVYIGQGRPFGVPMPVILLVLTAVVAHCLLAYTRFGRHTLALGDSEGAARAAGIRVEHHRRIIYTLSGALAGLAGLLFTARVNAGDPTAGINYELTAITAAIIGGTNLFGGRASILGTMIGALIMGVLQNGLTLLAVQSYYQQMAIGAVLILAVFIDQYQVRKESRV; the protein is encoded by the coding sequence ATGTCATTCTGGTCCCGGGTGCAGCGCGCATCCGTCGAACGGCTTCATATCAGGCTGGAATCGCTGCTGGTGCTGGTGGCGCTCAGCGCCGTCATGGCGGTGCTGTCCCCGTATTTCCTGTCGCTGAGCAATTTCCTCAACATCCTGCTGGCGACATCGACGATCGGCGTGCTGGCGATTGCCGCCACCTTCGTCATCGGCTCGGGCGGGCTCGATCTGTCACTGGGCTCGGTCATGGGCTTGTCCGGCGTCGCCGGCGCCTTCGTCGCCGTCAATCTCAGCTGGTGGTCGCCGCTGGCGGTTCTCGCCTGCATCCTCGCCGGCGGCATTGCCGGCTATATCAACGGGCAGCTGGTCACCCGTGCCTTCGTGCCGGCGTTCATCGTCACGCTCGGCATGCTTGGCCTGGCGCGCGGGCTGGCGCTGGTCATCTCGCAGGGCAGGGCGATCTACGGCCTGCCACCCGAGATCGTCTATATCGGCCAGGGCCGGCCGTTCGGCGTGCCGATGCCGGTCATCCTGCTGGTGCTGACGGCTGTTGTCGCGCACTGCCTGCTCGCCTATACGCGCTTTGGCCGCCACACGCTGGCGCTGGGAGATAGTGAGGGTGCCGCACGCGCCGCCGGTATCCGCGTCGAGCATCATCGCCGCATCATCTACACGCTGTCGGGCGCGCTCGCGGGCCTCGCCGGGCTGCTGTTCACCGCCCGCGTCAATGCCGGTGACCCGACCGCCGGCATCAATTACGAACTGACAGCCATCACAGCGGCGATCATCGGCGGCACCAATCTGTTCGGCGGCCGCGCCTCGATCCTCGGCACCATGATCGGTGCGCTGATCATGGGCGTGCTGCAGAACGGGCTGACGCTGCTTGCCGTGCAATCCTATTACCAGCAGATGGCGATTGGCGCGGTGCTGATCCTGGCCGTCTTCATCGACCAGTACCAGGTGCGCAAGGAGTCACGCGTATGA
- a CDS encoding sugar ABC transporter substrate-binding protein yields MTSFIPKINRFTLAFSVAMALCAANSARADDAEYGVLMKTLANPFWGAMSQGVEAGAKGAGVKIFEQAAESDQAAEPQLNLCNTMLERKPAAMITAAINSTNLLPCLKVAQEAGVKIVDLDNNLDQAVLDKEGIKVTFHIGSDNNAAGAQGAEYLVSKLGKDAKGPVLVIEGLSGNITGEKRAKGFADKLKELAPGLEIVASLPGDWDRGKAASIATDTLTAHPDLVAIFCANDGMALGAVESVYAAGKGPQVTIIGVDGNSDAVKSIKEGRLNASVAQLPYLVGKQAVENVKKALAGEKVEDSIAVPTLVLTKEVIDAGKEPMLEYVK; encoded by the coding sequence ATGACCTCGTTCATCCCAAAGATAAATCGATTTACTCTCGCTTTTAGCGTCGCCATGGCGCTGTGCGCCGCGAATTCGGCGAGGGCTGACGACGCCGAATACGGCGTGCTGATGAAGACGCTGGCCAACCCGTTCTGGGGCGCGATGAGCCAGGGCGTCGAGGCCGGGGCCAAGGGCGCCGGCGTCAAGATCTTCGAGCAGGCGGCCGAGAGCGACCAGGCGGCCGAGCCGCAGCTGAACCTGTGCAACACCATGCTGGAGCGCAAGCCGGCGGCGATGATCACCGCCGCCATCAACTCGACCAATCTTCTGCCCTGCCTGAAGGTGGCGCAGGAGGCCGGCGTCAAGATCGTCGACCTCGACAACAATCTCGACCAGGCGGTGCTCGACAAGGAAGGCATCAAGGTCACCTTCCATATCGGCTCCGACAACAATGCCGCCGGCGCGCAAGGCGCCGAATATCTCGTCTCCAAGCTCGGCAAGGACGCCAAGGGTCCGGTGCTGGTGATCGAGGGCCTGTCGGGCAACATCACCGGCGAGAAGCGCGCCAAGGGCTTTGCCGACAAGCTGAAGGAACTGGCGCCCGGCCTGGAGATCGTTGCCTCGCTGCCGGGTGACTGGGATCGCGGCAAGGCCGCATCGATCGCTACCGACACGCTGACGGCGCATCCCGACCTCGTCGCCATCTTCTGCGCCAATGACGGCATGGCGCTGGGCGCCGTGGAATCCGTCTACGCCGCCGGCAAGGGTCCGCAGGTGACCATCATCGGCGTCGACGGCAATTCCGATGCGGTGAAGTCGATCAAGGAAGGCCGGCTCAATGCATCCGTGGCGCAGCTGCCCTACCTCGTCGGCAAGCAGGCGGTCGAAAACGTCAAGAAGGCGCTGGCCGGAGAGAAGGTCGAAGACAGCATCGCCGTGCCGACCCTGGTGCTGACCAAAGAGGTCATCGACGCCGGCAAGGAGCCGATGCTGGAATACGTGAAGTAA
- a CDS encoding LacI family DNA-binding transcriptional regulator yields the protein MAHRQDQQRRASIHDVASRAGVSAATVSKVMAGVTTVKPENAQRVLDAIEQLGYRVDPLASDMRRAKRRIIGAIMPEFESEFFGQMVTQLESLAEQRGYTLVAASSRESEARETEILARMHDWRVAGVVLAPVRNEHGPAAAFMKANGMTGVLIDRVLSDDAFDTVSADSAAASAEVAGQLIGKGHRHILVVGLGEQAATVRARLDGFRATALHLAPDVRIDVVLAETDVEPLRAQLRDYFDKGERKGGSGRPTAVYSLFLKGTLVALSEFRRRGWHCPNDISLVGFDDAEWMQVTWPAIAAVVQPVRQIAGHAMEALFARIEGEEGPPRARLEPCRVLMRESVGSPGNGPHSGGGNRQ from the coding sequence ATGGCGCATAGGCAGGACCAGCAGCGGCGTGCGTCGATCCACGACGTGGCAAGCCGTGCCGGCGTATCCGCCGCCACCGTCTCCAAGGTCATGGCCGGCGTCACCACGGTCAAGCCCGAGAATGCGCAACGCGTCCTGGATGCCATCGAACAGCTTGGTTATCGCGTCGATCCGCTGGCCTCGGACATGCGCCGGGCCAAGCGCCGCATCATCGGCGCCATCATGCCGGAATTCGAAAGCGAGTTCTTCGGCCAAATGGTCACCCAGCTCGAAAGCCTCGCCGAACAGCGCGGCTACACGCTGGTGGCGGCGTCGAGCCGTGAATCGGAAGCACGCGAAACGGAGATCCTCGCCCGCATGCATGACTGGCGGGTAGCCGGCGTGGTGCTGGCGCCGGTGCGCAACGAGCATGGCCCGGCGGCCGCCTTCATGAAGGCCAATGGCATGACCGGTGTGCTGATCGACCGCGTGCTGTCCGACGACGCCTTCGACACGGTGTCGGCCGACAGTGCTGCCGCCAGCGCCGAAGTGGCGGGCCAACTGATCGGCAAGGGCCATCGCCACATATTGGTGGTCGGCCTTGGCGAACAGGCGGCAACGGTGCGCGCCCGCCTTGACGGGTTTCGCGCCACCGCGCTGCACCTGGCGCCGGATGTGCGCATCGATGTCGTGCTTGCCGAAACCGATGTCGAACCGCTCAGGGCGCAGTTGCGCGACTATTTTGACAAGGGCGAAAGGAAGGGTGGGAGCGGGCGCCCGACGGCGGTCTATTCGCTGTTCCTCAAGGGCACGCTGGTGGCGCTGTCGGAATTCCGCCGGCGCGGCTGGCATTGCCCCAACGATATTTCGCTGGTCGGCTTCGACGATGCCGAATGGATGCAGGTGACCTGGCCGGCCATCGCCGCCGTGGTGCAGCCGGTGCGCCAGATCGCAGGCCACGCCATGGAGGCGCTGTTTGCCAGGATTGAAGGCGAGGAGGGCCCGCCGAGAGCGCGGCTCGAGCCTTGCCGGGTTTTGATGCGGGAATCCGTTGGCTCGCCAGGCAACGGCCCGCATTCCGGGGGAGGAAACCGACAATAG
- a CDS encoding putative RiPP precursor: protein MRKTYDKPTFVKRQKLSAVTAQEAVSGGPIGPAG from the coding sequence ATGCGAAAGACCTATGACAAGCCGACATTCGTCAAACGGCAGAAACTGTCGGCGGTGACAGCGCAGGAAGCGGTCTCGGGCGGCCCAATCGGCCCGGCCGGTTAG
- a CDS encoding CsbD family protein, translating to MGSTSDKASGLANQAVGKAKEGVGKAVGNDRLRAEGAAQEAKGKVQKAVGDAKSAVKDATNKTAAAINKNL from the coding sequence ATGGGAAGCACCAGCGATAAGGCCTCGGGTCTCGCCAATCAGGCCGTCGGCAAGGCCAAGGAAGGTGTCGGCAAGGCCGTCGGCAATGACCGCCTGCGCGCCGAAGGCGCGGCACAGGAAGCCAAGGGCAAGGTCCAGAAGGCTGTCGGCGACGCCAAGTCCGCCGTCAAGGACGCAACCAACAAGACCGCCGCCGCGATCAACAAGAACCTCTGA
- a CDS encoding Crp/Fnr family transcriptional regulator encodes MVARTSGGHEAEIGFIGFEGMAGYSLVMADNRSPQACFVQLEGEAMRIDANSFDAALTASPTLRLFLLRFVNSLQIQTGYTALVNARLKLAGRLARWLLMCDDRVVGVRFSITHEFLATMLGVRRPGVTIALQELEGLALIRSRRGEVVILDRPGLIALARGGYGVPEAEYARLLGAVGSESELTG; translated from the coding sequence GTGGTCGCGCGCACGTCCGGCGGCCACGAGGCGGAGATCGGGTTCATCGGCTTTGAGGGAATGGCTGGATATTCGCTGGTGATGGCCGACAACCGCTCGCCGCAAGCCTGCTTCGTGCAACTCGAAGGCGAAGCGATGCGCATTGATGCAAACAGCTTTGACGCGGCTCTGACGGCCAGCCCCACATTGCGATTGTTCCTGTTGCGCTTCGTCAATTCTCTGCAGATCCAGACCGGGTATACCGCACTTGTCAACGCGCGGCTGAAGTTGGCAGGTCGCCTGGCTCGGTGGTTGCTGATGTGCGACGACCGCGTGGTGGGCGTGCGGTTTTCCATTACCCACGAATTCCTCGCCACGATGCTTGGCGTAAGACGGCCAGGCGTCACCATCGCCCTGCAGGAATTGGAAGGTCTCGCTCTGATCCGATCTCGCCGGGGTGAGGTTGTCATCCTGGACCGGCCTGGGCTGATTGCGCTGGCGCGCGGCGGATATGGGGTACCGGAAGCTGAATATGCCAGGCTTTTGGGAGCGGTCGGTTCGGAGTCTGAATTGACTGGCTAA
- a CDS encoding low affinity iron permease family protein: protein MNKFLFIAADFLSRPPGFYVMIIAMVVCTALVPFGLTNAVTYALSVAAIVITGVVLIQGYRDTAAIHAKLDEIIVALNDARNDVVGLEHADPEEIKAKLVKLEEEAARTATDQA, encoded by the coding sequence ATGAACAAATTCCTTTTCATCGCCGCAGATTTCCTGTCTCGCCCGCCGGGTTTCTACGTCATGATCATCGCCATGGTGGTGTGTACCGCTTTGGTGCCTTTCGGTCTGACAAACGCCGTCACCTATGCGCTATCGGTCGCGGCCATCGTCATCACCGGCGTCGTCTTGATCCAGGGCTACCGCGACACCGCCGCCATCCATGCCAAGCTCGACGAGATTATCGTCGCGCTCAACGACGCCAGAAACGATGTTGTCGGGCTGGAACATGCCGACCCGGAGGAAATCAAGGCCAAGCTCGTCAAGCTCGAAGAAGAGGCGGCGCGAACCGCCACTGACCAGGCGTAA
- a CDS encoding IS256 family transposase produces MNETINIVRLRQPDEIDDPLTDVLRTGARKLLAQAIEMEAEAFLAEMRDLKLPDGRDRLVRHGHGPERSIQTGIGAVPVSRVKVRDRGANGEAERIRFSSSILPKWARRTRSLDALLPVLYLRGISTGDFQEALAALLGKEAPNLSPSVITRLTAEWGIEYDRWQKRDLSARRYVYVWADGVYLQARMEDHAECMLVLIGATPEGKKELLGFQTGIRESAQSWRELLVDVKRRGLQIAPDLAVGDGALGFWKALDELLPGTKHQRCWVHKTANVLNKVPKSVQAAMKTDLREIFSAPNRASAETAIAVFVEKYDAKYGKAVDCLTKDQNALLAFYDFPAEHWDHLRTSNPIESVFATVRHRTVRTKGSLSSKTARLMVFKLVMAAARTWRRLKGQNQLPKLIAGATFQDGIEVIELKPQSAA; encoded by the coding sequence ATGAACGAGACTATCAACATTGTTCGCCTTCGTCAGCCCGACGAAATCGATGATCCCCTGACGGATGTGCTTCGCACCGGCGCGCGCAAATTGCTGGCGCAGGCGATCGAGATGGAGGCCGAAGCGTTTCTTGCCGAGATGCGGGATCTCAAGCTTCCGGACGGACGTGACCGGCTGGTCCGGCACGGTCACGGGCCGGAGCGGAGCATCCAGACGGGGATCGGGGCGGTGCCCGTCAGCCGGGTGAAGGTCCGGGATCGCGGCGCGAACGGTGAAGCGGAGCGCATCCGTTTTTCCTCATCGATCCTGCCGAAATGGGCGCGTCGGACACGAAGTCTGGATGCGCTTCTTCCCGTTCTCTATCTGCGCGGCATTTCGACGGGCGACTTTCAGGAAGCTCTGGCAGCTCTGTTGGGCAAGGAGGCGCCGAACCTCTCACCCTCGGTGATCACGCGACTGACGGCGGAGTGGGGCATCGAATACGATCGTTGGCAAAAGCGCGATCTTTCGGCGCGCCGCTATGTGTATGTGTGGGCGGACGGGGTCTACCTGCAGGCCCGGATGGAAGATCATGCCGAATGCATGCTGGTCCTGATCGGCGCCACGCCCGAGGGCAAGAAAGAGCTGCTCGGCTTCCAGACCGGCATTCGTGAGAGCGCACAGAGCTGGCGCGAGCTGCTGGTCGACGTCAAGCGTCGTGGCCTGCAGATCGCGCCCGATCTTGCCGTCGGCGACGGCGCGCTTGGCTTCTGGAAAGCGCTCGATGAGCTCCTTCCCGGCACCAAGCACCAGCGATGCTGGGTGCACAAGACAGCCAACGTGCTCAACAAGGTGCCGAAATCGGTGCAGGCCGCCATGAAGACGGACTTGCGCGAAATCTTTTCCGCCCCGAACCGAGCCTCAGCCGAGACGGCGATTGCCGTCTTTGTCGAGAAATATGATGCGAAATACGGCAAGGCGGTCGACTGCCTGACCAAAGATCAGAATGCCTTGCTGGCGTTCTACGATTTCCCCGCCGAACATTGGGATCATCTGCGAACGTCCAATCCCATCGAGAGCGTCTTTGCGACCGTTCGCCATCGCACGGTGCGTACCAAGGGCTCACTCTCCTCGAAAACCGCCAGGCTGATGGTCTTCAAGCTGGTCATGGCCGCGGCCAGGACGTGGCGACGACTGAAAGGACAAAATCAGTTGCCTAAACTCATCGCAGGTGCAACGTTCCAGGATGGAATCGAGGTCATTGAACTGAAGCCGCAGAGCGCCGCTTGA
- a CDS encoding Crp/Fnr family transcriptional regulator, whose protein sequence is MTEFDPDRNQYQNQLLLRMSADDLALLEPHMQRCELPLRMMLVTPNVAIEAVYFIEQGIGSVVARTTSGRDAEVGFIGFEGMTGSTLVMGDDRAAHACFVQLEGEAIRIDAAPFNAALAASPTLRLFLLRFVNTLHTQAGCTALVNARLKLEERLARWLLMCDDRVPGERLAITHEFLSIMLGVRRPGVTVALQLLEGRALIRSRRGEIVIRNRAGLLELANGSYGEPEAEYARLIGEIMPG, encoded by the coding sequence ATGACTGAATTTGATCCCGACCGAAATCAATACCAAAACCAGCTGCTGCTGCGCATGAGCGCGGATGATCTCGCATTGCTGGAGCCGCATATGCAGCGTTGCGAATTGCCGCTGCGCATGATGCTTGTCACGCCCAATGTCGCGATAGAGGCCGTCTACTTTATCGAACAAGGCATTGGTTCGGTTGTCGCCAGGACGACGAGCGGCCGAGACGCGGAGGTGGGCTTCATCGGCTTCGAGGGCATGACCGGGTCCACCCTGGTGATGGGCGACGACCGTGCCGCGCATGCCTGTTTCGTGCAGCTCGAAGGCGAGGCCATCCGCATCGATGCCGCCCCGTTCAACGCGGCCCTTGCGGCGAGCCCGACCTTGCGCCTGTTCCTGCTGCGCTTCGTCAACACGCTGCACACCCAGGCCGGCTGCACCGCGCTGGTCAATGCAAGGCTGAAACTCGAGGAGCGTCTGGCACGCTGGCTGCTGATGTGCGACGACCGGGTGCCTGGCGAACGCCTTGCCATCACCCACGAGTTTCTGTCCATCATGCTTGGCGTGCGGCGGCCTGGCGTCACAGTCGCCCTGCAATTGCTGGAAGGCCGCGCGCTGATCCGCTCGCGCCGTGGCGAGATCGTCATTCGCAACCGCGCCGGACTGCTGGAACTCGCCAATGGCAGTTACGGCGAACCCGAAGCCGAATATGCCAGGCTGATCGGCGAGATCATGCCAGGCTGA
- a CDS encoding helix-turn-helix domain-containing protein, giving the protein MPIRKNLAANLRRLVSGHASVAAVCRGLNMSRTQFERYLQGKSVPNRATAKLICAYFRIDEDELYRAPEAPAPAHPTLLPIHQRLYENMVRGPAPAVAGGTYFTYFAVPDRPDLVMRSVTFVRREAELVTFRRVTRWAEGHRQGGARAPGWHYGVAISRLNWIYFAGINRRQTGEPSIVAVQWAPFSEPVLVGNAFILTHAGPVSVKVIMRQEVRRISLRQALQMSGIVSLDDPRLDQLVASLFREG; this is encoded by the coding sequence GTGCCAATCCGCAAGAATCTTGCCGCGAATCTGCGACGGCTGGTCTCCGGCCATGCGTCGGTGGCCGCCGTATGCCGCGGGCTGAACATGAGCCGCACGCAGTTCGAGCGCTATTTGCAAGGCAAGAGCGTGCCCAACCGGGCCACGGCGAAACTGATCTGCGCCTATTTCCGCATCGACGAGGATGAACTGTACCGCGCGCCGGAAGCCCCCGCGCCCGCACACCCGACCCTGTTGCCGATCCACCAGAGGCTTTACGAGAACATGGTGCGCGGCCCGGCTCCAGCCGTCGCCGGCGGCACCTATTTCACCTACTTTGCGGTTCCCGACCGTCCCGATCTTGTGATGCGGTCGGTCACCTTCGTGCGGCGCGAGGCCGAGCTGGTGACCTTCAGGCGCGTAACCCGCTGGGCCGAGGGCCATCGTCAGGGCGGAGCGCGGGCGCCGGGCTGGCACTATGGCGTGGCGATCTCGCGGCTGAACTGGATCTATTTCGCCGGGATCAACCGCCGGCAGACCGGCGAGCCGTCGATCGTGGCCGTGCAGTGGGCGCCGTTCTCGGAGCCGGTCCTGGTCGGCAACGCCTTCATCCTGACCCACGCGGGGCCAGTCAGCGTAAAGGTCATCATGCGCCAGGAGGTCCGCCGGATCAGCCTGAGACAGGCGCTGCAAATGTCGGGGATCGTCAGCCTCGACGACCCGCGCCTCGACCAGCTCGTGGCCAGCCTTTTCCGCGAAGGCTAG
- a CDS encoding GntR family transcriptional regulator encodes MLNSFDYGGKEADTVHALEEDIIFGRLAPGERLVEDVLLARFPVSRHTIRQALYQLEKLGIVTRERNKGAMVRRLSPDEVRQIYEVREMLQRQAALMIRLPVSDALIAQLEEIHRIYSGHVDAGYLRGIHEANDRFHLTMFSACGNAYLVSSIEHYMRLSLPVRANSLADREKLDVSRQHHWMMIEALKRRDNWVLAQLCVDHLQPSKVFYLQEIETAPAGGAG; translated from the coding sequence ATGCTCAACAGTTTCGACTATGGCGGCAAGGAAGCCGACACCGTGCACGCACTGGAGGAGGACATCATCTTCGGCCGGCTGGCGCCGGGCGAACGGCTGGTCGAGGACGTGCTGCTCGCCCGCTTCCCGGTCTCGCGCCACACCATCCGCCAGGCGCTGTACCAGTTGGAAAAGCTCGGCATCGTCACGCGTGAGCGCAACAAGGGTGCCATGGTGCGCCGGCTCTCGCCCGACGAGGTACGGCAGATCTACGAAGTGCGCGAAATGCTGCAGCGCCAGGCCGCGCTGATGATCCGCCTGCCGGTCAGCGACGCGCTGATCGCGCAACTGGAGGAGATCCACCGCATCTACAGCGGCCATGTCGATGCAGGCTATCTCAGAGGCATCCACGAGGCCAACGACCGCTTCCATCTCACAATGTTCTCGGCCTGCGGCAACGCCTACCTCGTCTCCTCGATCGAACACTATATGCGGCTCAGCCTGCCGGTGCGGGCCAATTCGCTGGCCGACCGAGAAAAGCTCGACGTCTCGCGCCAGCACCACTGGATGATGATCGAGGCGCTGAAGCGCCGGGACAATTGGGTGCTTGCGCAGCTCTGCGTCGACCATCTGCAGCCGAGCAAGGTGTTTTATCTCCAGGAGATCGAGACAGCGCCGGCGGGTGGCGCTGGTTAG
- a CDS encoding NAD(P)/FAD-dependent oxidoreductase, whose translation MTASKSVEIAVIGAGVVGLATALRLASDGREVLLIDPNEPGSGASSGNAGTLAEYACMPVGNPAVLRALPKLLLDPDSPFSLRWTALLHLAPWLLRFVRQSLPAATHANAVAMAGLLADSLPAWEEMADEADAGDLLRRNGCLYLYRRLNDLAGGASSRALRAEFGVDQAVLSPGEVAALEPNLPAVQGGGLFFPQSMNLTDPRTMMARLLKAATDRGAALLRGEVTGLRADAGGVELSGPGLSLRASKVVIAAGAFSRPLAAQAGDRIPLETERGYHLEFATPTPVLTRPVCPVDLGFYMTPMAGRLRVAGTVELGRLASPPNPRRLALLDRGVRQFFPTLGPPSSRWLGFRPSLPDSRPVIGPSPGNRNVIYAFGHGHLGLTLSAVTARLVGDLIADRRPNSERLAPFSAGRF comes from the coding sequence GTGACAGCTTCGAAGAGTGTCGAGATCGCCGTCATCGGCGCCGGCGTGGTCGGGCTGGCGACGGCGCTGCGCCTGGCCAGCGACGGCCGCGAAGTCCTGCTCATCGATCCCAACGAGCCGGGCTCGGGCGCCTCATCAGGCAATGCAGGCACGCTGGCCGAATATGCCTGCATGCCGGTCGGCAATCCCGCGGTGCTGCGCGCGTTGCCAAAATTGCTTCTCGACCCCGACAGCCCGTTTTCGCTGCGCTGGACGGCGCTGCTGCATCTGGCGCCATGGCTGCTGCGGTTCGTCAGGCAATCGCTGCCTGCCGCCACCCATGCCAACGCCGTGGCGATGGCCGGCCTGCTGGCCGATTCCCTGCCGGCGTGGGAGGAGATGGCTGACGAGGCCGATGCCGGCGATTTGCTGCGCCGCAATGGCTGCCTCTACCTCTATCGCCGCCTGAATGATCTTGCCGGCGGCGCGTCGAGCCGGGCGTTGCGCGCCGAATTCGGCGTCGACCAAGCGGTGCTGAGCCCCGGTGAAGTGGCCGCGCTGGAACCGAACCTGCCGGCGGTGCAGGGCGGCGGCCTGTTCTTTCCGCAATCGATGAACCTGACCGATCCCCGAACCATGATGGCGCGGCTGCTCAAGGCGGCGACGGACCGGGGTGCCGCCTTGCTGCGGGGCGAGGTGACAGGGCTGCGCGCCGATGCCGGCGGCGTCGAACTCAGCGGCCCCGGCCTCAGCCTGCGCGCCAGCAAGGTGGTGATCGCCGCCGGAGCCTTTTCGCGGCCGCTGGCGGCACAGGCCGGCGACCGCATCCCGCTCGAAACCGAGCGCGGCTATCACCTTGAATTCGCGACGCCGACGCCGGTGTTGACGCGTCCGGTGTGCCCGGTCGATCTCGGCTTCTACATGACGCCGATGGCCGGCCGGCTGCGTGTCGCCGGCACGGTGGAACTCGGCCGCCTGGCCTCGCCACCCAATCCGCGCCGGCTGGCGCTGCTCGATCGCGGCGTGCGCCAGTTCTTCCCCACGCTCGGCCCGCCGTCGTCGCGATGGCTGGGCTTCCGCCCGTCGCTGCCGGATTCGAGGCCGGTCATCGGCCCGTCGCCCGGCAATCGCAACGTCATCTACGCCTTCGGCCACGGCCATCTCGGACTGACGCTCTCGGCCGTCACCGCGCGGCTGGTTGGCGACCTCATCGCCGACCGGCGGCCCAACAGCGAAAGACTCGCGCCGTTTTCAGCTGGGCGGTTCTAA